The genomic DNA GGTACTACTCGATGCGAACCATTGACGAGTTGCTCACCGAAGACCGCGCCGTCGCCGGCCGCCTGCTTCGCGAACAGATTCAAAGCGACCTCGACGAACGCGACCTCGGCGTTGAGCTGGTCTATGTCGGTATCGTCGGCGTCCACCCGCCGCAGGAAGGCGACGTCGCCGCCCGCTTCCACGAACAGATCGGCGTGCTGCAACAGAACCAGATCGCCCTCGAAGAAGCCGAGCGCGACGCCATCGCCACCCTCGCCGCCGCCGCCGGCTCGCACGACCGAGCCCGGCAGATCAACGCCGCGATCAGCGACTTCGAAAACCTCCGCCGTCGTGTGCAGCGCATGGAAGGCCGCGACAACGCGGACGAAGACGCCCTCGCCGACGCAAGGCAACAGGTGATCGAGAAAGAAGCCGAGATCGAACAACTGATGAACGAAGCCGGCGGCCGCGCAGCGCAGCTCATCCACGAAGCCCAGGCGTATCGCTGGCAACACGCGCTTGCCGAGGTCGCCCGGGCCGGCCGTTATGCGGCGCAGTACGAAGGCTACCAGTACGCACCGCGATATTTCATGATGCGGCAGTACCTCGACACGCTCGCGGAAGGTCTCGTCGATCGGCGGAAGTTCATCATGACCGCCGAGCAGAAGTCGCCTTCCATGATCCGCATCCAGCTCGACGACGCACAGTCGGGCTTCGACTCGCTCTTAGGCGACTGACAACCACGACAGGCCTCCAAACCGAGGGCTGAGGAGCAACGCGGCGAAGCCCCGGATAGTACGACGGATCACTACAACGGCTCAGTACCCCGAACCATTGACCAAACCAAGCATTCATCGATAACGCACTCGTTCTGGATTTAAGCCATGAAGAACCAACTCGTCTTGTTGATCGGCATCCTCGTGTTCGTCGTCCTGCTGGCGTACATGTTCACCTTCCAGGTGCGCTACGACGAGGTGGCTGTGCTCGCGACCTTCGAGCGCACCGCCGCCCCCGAGCGTGATCCCGAAACGGGCGCCATTCGCGTCGACCCCACCACCGGCGAGCCGACTGATCCGGGCAGCCTGATCTACACGCCGGGTCTGCGCTTCAAAGCGCCTTGGCCGATCCAGAAGGTGTACACCTACCCGCGCAAGATTCAGGTGCTTGAGATTCAGCCCGAGCAGGTGCAGACCGACGACGGGCACGCGATCATCGTGATGAACTATGTCACGTGGCGTATCGCCGACCCGCACCAGTTCTATCAGACGCTTCGCACGATCGAGCAGGCCGAGCAGACCCTTCGCCCGGTGGTGCGTGACGTTCGCGGCTCGAAGTTCGGCGAGTATCGCTTCACCGATCTGGTCAACGTCAACCCGGACCAGGTTCGCCTGGCCGAAATCGAGCAGGCGATGACCGAAGAGCTCCGCGACCGACTGGCCGAGGGCGCGAACTACGGCGTCGCCATCGAACAGGTCGGCATCCGCCGCATCGTGCTCCCCGCCGACACGACCGAGCTTGTGTTCCAGCGCATGCGAACGACGCGCGAGCGTCTCGCCTCGGCAGCGCGTGAAGAGGGCCAGGCCCAGGCGGGCAACATCCGCTCGCAGGCCGAGAGCGCCCGCGAGCGGATTCTCGCCTTCGCTGAGCGTCGCGCTCAAGCGATTCGCGACGAAGGCAACCGCGAAGCCGCCGCCGCGTTTGAAGACTTCTCGGTTGACGAAGATTTCGCGATCTTCCTCCGTCAGATTGAAACGCTGCGTGCGACGTTGGCTCACAACACGACGTTCATGCTCGACGCCGACTCGCTTTCGTTCCTGAACCTGTTCAAGGACGACCCCAGCGGCGAAAGCCGCCCGCCGGAAATGACGCGCGACATGATTGAACAGCAGCAGACCGGCGCCCGACACGATGACGAATAACCTTCGGCGGAGGCGGTGCAGCGTAAGCCGCACCGCCTGACGCGCGTGATGCACGCCCCGGCGCGTGCACCAACTTCTGATCCGCCCTGGCCCCCTTCGGACCAAGCCATGCCTCAGCAGAAGATCAAAAACCCGTTCATGCACACGCACGATGATGACTGCGACCATGATCATCACCACCATCACCACGATGGCGAGGAAGATCTGCAGCAGCTCGACCCGGCTCAGCAGTCGCTGGCCGACGCGTTGCGCGTCAGCTTCAACATCCTCAAGGGCCTCATGGTCCTGCTGCTCATCGCCTACATCTTTTCCGGTGTGTTCTGGGTCGAAGAGCAGGAACGCGCCGTCCGCCTGCGCTTCGGCGCGATGGTCGGCGAGCCGGGCCAGCAGGTGTACGAGCCGGGCTGGCATTTCGGCCTGCCCTACCCGATCGAGCAGGACATCCGCGTGCCCGTCTCGCAGCAGACAATCAACATCCAGCGCGCTTACTGGCATGAGATTTCCGAAGCCGACCTCGGCCGCAGCGCTGAAGAGCTCGCCGGCCGCGCCGGCCCGCTCAACCCCGAACGCGACGGCTCGCTGCTCACCGGCGACGCCAACATCTTTCACGCACGCTTTAACATCAGCTACACCGTGACGGACCCGGCGGCCTTTTTCCAGAACGTCGGCCTCGCTCGGCCGAACGTCGACCGCCTGCCCGACGGCCAACCCGCTGTCCGCTCCATGGATTTCGCCGACGCTCTCGTGCGAAACGTCGCCGAGCAGGGCATCATCCACGCCTTCGCCCGCGCTGAAGCGGACCAGATCTATCGCCAGGTCTTCCCACGCGAGTTCGCTCTCGCCCGTATGCGCGACGTCATGGAACAGATGAACACCGGCATCACCATCGACCGCCTGGACATGACCGACCCGCAACTGCCCCAACCCGTTCGCTCCGCGGCGCAAGCAGTCACCAACGCCGAGAGCGAACGTGCACAACTCGTCGAAGAAGCCCGGCAGGAGCAGGCTCGCATCCTCGGCGAAGTCGCGGGCGCAGCCCACACGCCACTCGTGCAACTGATCAATGACTACGAGCAGGCTCGTACCATCGAAGACATGGACGCCGCAGGCCAGATTCTCGACGAGCTGAACGAAACACTCGACCGCCTCATGCTCAGCGAAGATCGCGGCGCACTTCGCATCGGCGGCGAGGTCGCTCGCGTGATCAACGAAGCCACCACGTACCGCACGACCATCGGCCAGCAGATTCAGGCCGAGGTCAGCCTCTTCCAGGCTTATCTCGAAGACTACCGCCGTACGCCCCGCCTGCTCCAGACACGCCTCTGGCAGGACGCCCGCGAACAGATTCTCTCCGGCGACGTGGAAACGTTCTACCTCATGGGCGGCCAGTTTTACCCCGTGCTCAACCGCGACCCTGCCCTCGCCCGCGAGCGTGAGGAAAGGCGACTTCGTCGACAGGATGTAGAAAGACGCGAACGCCAGCAGCAGCGCTGACGTAGCACGTTCAGCGGCCGCTGCGTTTCAGCGGTGCAATCCGTGCCCGATGGCCGATGGAGCCGACGTATGACCAGCCTCGACACACCCACGCGAACCGCACCCGATGCCGACGTCGACACGCGCGACATGATCATCAAGTGCGCCAAGCTCACCAAGATGTTCCGCGACTTCTGGATGCGGAACCGCGTCAAGGCGGTCAACGCCATCGACATCGAGGTTCTTCGCGGTGAGGTGTTCGGCCTGCTCGGGCCCAACGGCTCGGGTAAATCCACCACCATCAAGATGATCCTCGGCCTGCTGCATCCGACATCGGGACACATCGCCATCTTCGGCAGGCATCCCCGCGATGTCGCCATCAAAAAACAGATCGGCTACCTGCCCGAAGAAAGCTACCTCTACCGCTTCCTCAACGCACGCGAAACGCTCGACTACTACGGCAGGCTGTTTCATCAGAACCGCAGCCAACGCAAGCGACGCATCGAAACCCTGCTCGAAATGGTCGGCCTGGACAAGGTCGCCAATCGCCCGGTCGGCGAATATTCCAAAGGTATGCAGCGGCGCATCGGCCTCGCGCAGGCGCTCATCAACGACCCGCAACTGCTCATCCTCGACGAGCCCACCACCGGCCTCGACCCGATCGGCACGCGACAGATCAAAGACCTCATCCTCGAACTCAAACGCCGCGGCAAGACCATCCTGCTCTGCTCGCACCTGCTCGCCGACG from Phycisphaerales bacterium AB-hyl4 includes the following:
- a CDS encoding SPFH domain-containing protein, encoding MPQQKIKNPFMHTHDDDCDHDHHHHHHDGEEDLQQLDPAQQSLADALRVSFNILKGLMVLLLIAYIFSGVFWVEEQERAVRLRFGAMVGEPGQQVYEPGWHFGLPYPIEQDIRVPVSQQTINIQRAYWHEISEADLGRSAEELAGRAGPLNPERDGSLLTGDANIFHARFNISYTVTDPAAFFQNVGLARPNVDRLPDGQPAVRSMDFADALVRNVAEQGIIHAFARAEADQIYRQVFPREFALARMRDVMEQMNTGITIDRLDMTDPQLPQPVRSAAQAVTNAESERAQLVEEARQEQARILGEVAGAAHTPLVQLINDYEQARTIEDMDAAGQILDELNETLDRLMLSEDRGALRIGGEVARVINEATTYRTTIGQQIQAEVSLFQAYLEDYRRTPRLLQTRLWQDAREQILSGDVETFYLMGGQFYPVLNRDPALAREREERRLRRQDVERRERQQQR
- a CDS encoding ABC transporter ATP-binding protein; the encoded protein is MTSLDTPTRTAPDADVDTRDMIIKCAKLTKMFRDFWMRNRVKAVNAIDIEVLRGEVFGLLGPNGSGKSTTIKMILGLLHPTSGHIAIFGRHPRDVAIKKQIGYLPEESYLYRFLNARETLDYYGRLFHQNRSQRKRRIETLLEMVGLDKVANRPVGEYSKGMQRRIGLAQALINDPQLLILDEPTTGLDPIGTRQIKDLILELKRRGKTILLCSHLLADVEDVCDRVSIMFGGKVRREGTVDELLVQESLTNLQTTQLDAEDVQAIEQLLEKRGKHIERVEQPRQKLEALFLNIVHEAQAEGVDTSGATGGGPLAEFLRGDEQEVQEDVGEALIDRLVETKPADAGKTSGPADATKTPPAEAAEPIERDSLIDELVSPGDKPEQAKPRDDRSSSEPSPVPEPQPEEDVDDSVLDSLLGDEKKKDK
- the hflC gene encoding protease modulator HflC, with translation MKNQLVLLIGILVFVVLLAYMFTFQVRYDEVAVLATFERTAAPERDPETGAIRVDPTTGEPTDPGSLIYTPGLRFKAPWPIQKVYTYPRKIQVLEIQPEQVQTDDGHAIIVMNYVTWRIADPHQFYQTLRTIEQAEQTLRPVVRDVRGSKFGEYRFTDLVNVNPDQVRLAEIEQAMTEELRDRLAEGANYGVAIEQVGIRRIVLPADTTELVFQRMRTTRERLASAAREEGQAQAGNIRSQAESARERILAFAERRAQAIRDEGNREAAAAFEDFSVDEDFAIFLRQIETLRATLAHNTTFMLDADSLSFLNLFKDDPSGESRPPEMTRDMIEQQQTGARHDDE